The following DNA comes from Picosynechococcus sp. PCC 7003.
TGATTGAAATGGTCAAAAGCCTCCAGAATGCAAATTGTGAAGTCACAATTGCGACCACCAACGATAACGGAGAAACATTGCTAGATGTGCCGTTAACAGAATTACAAGAATATCAAGGAGTTCCCGTCAGATTTTTTACGAGATTTTCTCCTAAGATTAGTGCGATTCGGGAATTCGCCTTTTCTGCCTCCTTTACCCGTTGGCTTTGGCAAAACATTGATTACTATGACCTGCTTCATGTCCATGCCATTTTTTCCTACACATCGACCGCTACCATGGCGATCGCCCGCTTGAAAAACGTGCCTTACATCGTTCGTCCTCTTGGGCAACTTTGCCAATGGTCACTCCAACAGAGCCAGCGCAAAAAACAGTTTTATTTAAGGATCATCGAACAAGCAAATCTGAATCAAGCTAAGGCGATTCACTTTACGACTAAGGCTGAATATGATGAAGCGCAAGAGTTAGGGCTAAAAGCACCGGAGGTTATTATTCCCCACGGTTTAACAATTGCCCCAAAGGTTGCCTCTGCTTCCCTTCAGCTTCGCCAATGGCTGCATTTACCTGATGATGAACCTATTGTTCTATTTTTGTCTCGGATTCATCCAAAGAAGGGCCTAGAAATTCTGATCCAGGCTCTAGCACGACTGGTAGATCAACGATTTACCTTTGTCATTGCTGGCAGTGGTGATCCCAATCATGAAAATGAAATTCATGCTTGTCTTCAACAGTCGGGAATCGGCGATCGCACTCGAATGCTGGGTTTCATCGAAGGAGAAAAAAAAGATCTACTCTTGCAAGGCGCTGATCTATTTGCCCTCACGTCTTACTCTGAAAACTTTGGCGTTGCCGTGCTAGAAGCCCTTGCCGCAGGACTTCCCTGTGTCGTTACACCTGGCGTTGCCCTCTCAGTAGTTGTTAAACAACAGGATCTTGGGATTGTTCCAGAGATGGACGAGGCGGCGATCGCCACTGCGATTTGTACCTGTTTAAATCAACCGGATATGACGAAGAAAATAGGCGATCGCGCGCGCCAGTTTATTTTTGAAAACTACACTTGGGACAACATTGCCACTAATTTAGTCGAGATATACAACGCCATTATCCAGAACCAACCCTTGCCCCATTTCCATGCTTGAGTCAATCACACCACTGATCCTCACCTATAACGAAGCCCCAAATATCGAGCGCACCCTGCAACAGCTCCAGTGGGCCAGTCGCATCGTCGTCATTGATAGCTTTAGCACCGATACAACCCTCGACATTCTGAACACTTATCCGCCAGTCGAAACCATTCAGCGAAAGTTTGACACCCACGCTAACCAATGGAATTTTGGCCTTGAACAGGTCCAATCTGAATGGGTACTTTCCCTTGATGCCGATTATGTCCTAACCGATGCCCTCATTACTGAACTAAAAACCCTGTCTCCCTCCCCAGAGATTGACGGTTATTTTGTTCCCTTCAAATATTGCGTGTTTGGAAAACCATTGCGCGGAACCATTCTTCCCCCTCGTCAAGCCCTCTTTCGTAAAACACGGTCACATTACATTGACGATGGACATACCCAGCTTTTAGTGGTCAAAGGGCAATCTAAGTCCTTATCAAACCCCATTCATCACGATGATCGCAAACCGCTCAGCCGTTGGCTCTGGGCTCAGGAGCGCTATATGGTGCTCGAAGTTAAAAAGCTTCAGGAAACTCCTCTATCAGAATTGAGTTGGGGCGATCGCATTCGTAAGCGAAAAATCCTCGCGCCTATCATCATCTTCTTCTATTGCCTTATCCTTAAAGGCGGCATTTTCGACGGTTGGCACGGTTGGTACTATGCCTTTCAGCGCGTCTTTGCCGAAACCCTGCTCAGCCTACGCCTCATCGAAGCCGAACTGTTTGACCCATCTACGACGACTCAAGCCCCGCAAAAGCTAGACTAGAGCGGCCTGCTGACCATCTTTATCAGCTAAAATTTGATGCCTCTCCACCCAAAAATCTACCGCAAACTGTTGGTGGTCTTTGCCCTCATGACCCTAATTTTGCTCATTGGGTTCATTCCTGTCCGCTTAATTTTGGCACAGATTCAATCTCCAACACCCCAAGCCATCCTGACCCTTGGCGGCGGTTTAGGTCGGGAAGAATTTGCCGCTAACTTTGCCCAACAGCACCCAGCCTTAGACGTCTGGATCTCATCAGGCATTCCCGCGCCCCAAGCCAAAGCTATCTTCCAACATGCCGCTATTCCTGAAAATCGCATTCACCTCGATTATCGCGCTGTGGATACCGTCACCAACTTCACCACCCTCGTTAAAGACTTTGGCGATCGCCAGATCCAGCACGTTTACCTGATCACCTCGGACTTTCACATGCGTCGCGCCCAGGCGATCGCCTTCTTTGTTTTCGGCAGTCGCGGCATCATCACGACACCTGTCCCCATTCCCTCCAATCAGCCCAACGAAACCCTGTGGCATGTGTCCCGGGACATTGGGCGCTCAATCCTCTGGATCATCACCGGCCGCACCGGGGCCAGCCTGCATTCCCAGTTGAATTCTCACAACCTCGAACAAATAACTAAATCAGCAAAAGTTACAATGGAACAATGGTAAGCCTTCTGGCCCTATTGCCCCGTGGCCTCACCACCTTTCTCTATGCCGTTGCTGCCCTCCTGAGGTTTTATGCCGACACCGACACCACCCCAATCCAACTCATCCCCCTCACTATCCTCCAATGGAGCTTCCTGGCGTTCGCATTGGGGACAGCGGCTCTCCTGGCTAATCTCGGCCTTGAGTGGCACGCTGGAAATCAAAGCCGAAACCGAGAGATTGAAGCAAGAGAACGCGAAACTCGACGCGATGATCTTGCAAACCAAGAAAGAAACCGAGCAGCTGAAGAAAGAGAACGAGCGGCTCGCCGTGCTCGAATCCAAAATCGATTCTTCCTTCTCCAGACACGGCATCAACTTGCCCCTAGCCGAGAAACCGAAGCAGCCCTAGCCGATTTCCTCAGTTTCCTTCAGGAATATGGAGATTAAAAAGGCGATCGCCCCCTGAGTAAAATGAAAACATGACGAGTTTTCTGGCCCTATTGCCCCGTGGCCTCACCACCTTTCTCTATGCCGTTGCCGCCCTCCTGAGGTTTTATGCCGACACCGACACCATCCCAATCCAACTCCTCCCCCTCACCATCCTTCAGTGGAGCTTCCTGGCGTTCGCATTGGGGACAGCGGCTCTCCTGGCTAATCTCGGCCTTGAGTGGCACGCTGGAAATCAAAGCCGAAACCGAGAGATTGAAGCAAGAGAACGCGAAACTCGACGCGATGATCTTGCGGACGAAGAACGAGCGAAAGCAGATCGAGAACGAGACCGAGCAGCTCAAGAAAGAGAACGAGCGGCTGGCCGTGCTCGAATCCAAAATCGATTCTTCCTTCTCCAAACACGGCATCAACTTGCCCCTAGCCCAGACACCAGAGCAGCCCTAGCCGATTTCCTCAGTTTCCTCCAGGAATATGGTGATTAAAAAGGCGATCGCCTTTTTGTTTTCATCAATAGTCCCGGCACCACCCCCACCCTTAATTTCTGCTGTGAGTTTTATCCACCTCGACCGCTACACCACCGGAGGCTACACTCCCGGCGCCTCATTTCTGCGGCAACTCTTATGGTTTTTCATCGGTGACGTTTTGGTGCGAACTCGGTTAATGCCCCTATCCTCCTTTAAAGTTTGGGTATTGCGCCGCTTTGGTGCCACCATCGGTCAAGGGGTGCGCATTAAACCCGGCGTGCGCGTTAAATTTCCCTGGCGACTGACCATCGGTGACCATTGCTGGATCGGCGAAAACACTTGGTTTGATAATCTGGCGCCAATCACCCTTGCTGACCACGTTTGTATTTCTCAAGAGGTCTATCTCTGCACCGGCAACCACGATTGGAGCGACCCCACCTTTAAACTAATCACCCACTCTATCCACATTGAACAGGGTAGTTGGTTGGGGGCTCGGAGCAGCATTGCTCCCGGTGTCACCATCGGTGAAGGGGCTGTGCTTTGTCTAGGAAGCGTTGCGGTGCGATCGCTCGACCCGATGACTATCTATGGTGGCAATCCGGCGATCGCCCTCAAACCCCGCATCATTCAGATGAAAGGCGAAGACGTTCAAGATCCATGACTGAGGTTTTCCGCTACTTCATTCCGGCCTAGCTCTTTGAGATGATCTAAAATGTCCCAAATTTCCTGTAGTAACTGTTCCAAGCCTGTTCGGGATACCGCCGAAATGGTCAGAATTTTGTCGTCGGTCAGCTGCCGCAATTCTTCTGTGATGAAATCAGCAAATTCGCGATCGCCGGCATCGAGTTTATTGAGGGCAATGATCTGGGGAAGTTCTGGCAAACCGCGACCATAGGCTTCTAATTCCCCCTGGATCGTTTCGTAATTTTTGATCGGATCTTCTGCATTGAGATCAACGAGATGCACCAAAACCTTTGTACGCTCGATGTGGCGCAAAAACTCGTGACCCAAGCCCACTCCTTGGTGCGCCCCCTCAATTAACCCCGGAATGTCCGCAAAGACCGTACCGTCCCCCGTCGGTCGTTTCACCACCCCTAAATTGGGGATTAGAGTCGTAAACGGATAGGCACCGATTTTAGGCCGGGCCGCTGACAGCGCAGAGATCAAGGTCGATTTCCCGGCATTGGGGAGGCCAATAATGCCCACTTCCGCCAGTAATTTTAGTTCTAGACGTAGTTGCTTGATTTCTCCTTCCAGGCCGGGGAGGGCATATTCTGGCGCGCGGTTTTTATTACTGAGAAAATGTTTGTTGCCTAGTCCTCCCTTACCGCCCTTGGCGACGCAGAAGGTTTGCCCATGGAAGACTAAATCACCAATTTCTTCGTCGGTTTCTCGGTCGTAAATCACCGTGCCACAGGGCACATCCACAATCAGATCTTCCCCAGAAGCGCCAGTGCAGTTGTTGGGGCCGCCCCGTTCGCCGTCCTGGGCTTTAAAGGTACGGGCATAGCGAAAATCGAGGAGGGTTTGGAGGTTTTCTTCTGCCCGGAAGATCACCGAGCCACCCCAGCCGCCATTACCTCCCGCCGGCCCACCGGCAGGCACATATTTCTCGCGACGAAAGGCAACAATTCCATCTCCCCCTTTTCCGGCGATAACTTCAATTTCAGCGTGGTCAATAAATTGCATGGGAAACAGAATCTGGTGATTTTGGGCAATCAGTTATTATACTCTGCTTTTTCGCTATCTGATGCGCTGGATTGGAACTGTCATCTGGTGAAAGTCTTGGGAAAAAAATAGAATTGTTATGCTAGAGGAAATTTTCGACATTGAAGGAAATCCATGGAACGACGCAGCATCATCGTAAGCTTTCTCACGGGATGTTTATGGCTTTGTTTGGGACTATTCCCCTTTAGCCAAGCCTTGGCCCTCACCCCGATTCAGTTGTCCGATTTAAGTTATGAGCGCTGTCCAGCGGAAATGCAGGGGATTGTGACCAGTGGCTCCAATGAGGATGCAAACTGTTTCATGATTAAAGGCAAAGCGACAAACACATCGGGTAAATATATTGTTGATGCGGATGTATTTGGTCGTATTTATGATGCGAATGGTTCACCGACCTTTGAGAATCGCGGTCGTGTCGGCACGATTTTAGAAGTGCCACCGGGGATTAGTGAGTTTCAAATTCCGGTATCGGTCGCCGCCAACCAACCGGAACCCCTCCAACTGAAAAAATTCAAGGCGTCTGGGTTCACGTCCCGCGTTCGTCCTTTCTATTACGATAACGAGGATGTGGAATAAGACGCGCAGTTGGCAACGGTTTCGCCGCAATCGTTTGGCAGTGCTTGGGGGGATCGTTCTGGGGGCGATCGCCTTACTCATTTTTGGTCTACCGCTGATTTATCAGACCCCCATCGATGGCATTGACTTTGCTAGAAGTGCCCTTGCGCCGAGTTGGGAGCATCCCTTTGGCACCGATGATCTCGGCCAGGATCAATTGGCGAGGGTGTTATTCGGAGGAAAGGTTTCCCTAACGGTCGGGCTGGCAGCGATGGCCGTAGCGATTAGTTTAGGCTCTGTCATCGGGGCGATCGCCGGCTTTTATGGTGGCTGGCTCGATCAACTGTTGATGCGCTTGACGGATCTGTTTTTGTCCCTCCCCCAACTCCCGGTGTTACTCCTGGTGGTCTATCTGTTTCGGGAATCCCTGCGGGCGATCGCCGGAGCAGAATGGGGCACCTTTCTCCTTGTGGTGCTGGTGATTGGGAGTCTGAATTGGATGGCGATCGCCCGGTTAGTCCGTGCCCAATGCTTAACCCTCAAAAACCGAGAATTTGTGACCGCCGCCCAGGCCATGGGGGCCAATCCCCTCCGCACCCTCAGGACACATCTTCTGCCGAATTTGGTCAGCCTTATTGCCGTCGCCGCCACCCTGTCCGTGAGCAATGCAATCATCACCGAATCGACCCTCAGTTTCCTCGGTTTAGGGTTTCCACCGGACATTCCAACTTGGGGACGGATGCTTTACGATGCCCAAAATTTCGTCACCACAGCCCCCCACATGGCGCTATTTCCTGGGTTAGCGATTTTTCTGACGGTGCTCAGTTTAAATTACCTTGGTGATGGCCTCCGGGATGCCTTTGATCCGAAAAGCTCCTCCCACTAAGCTAGAATAAACGACCCCGATTTCAAGGCGTGAGAGACCATAAATTCAGCCATGGCGAAGAAACAAAAACAACGCTTTCCCCATCTCCTTGGGTCTAAATGGACTGCAACCCAAAAGACGTTTGGTTGGCGTCACTTTCAGGTGATGAACCGTCGCAATGAGGGGAAATGGGTGTTTGCCGAATTGGTTTCCTCCTGTGACCCTGACACCCGATTTTGGATCAATGCCAAACAACTAAAAGATCAAAAACTCTGGGAAGCGGGCTGGAAAACCCTCGAAGAGATGAATCAGCCCCCCGAAGTCCCATTTTGGCAAGATTAATCATGGCCCATGAAATTCGCTGGGAAATGGGCGATCGCCTTGGAATCTTGATCCCCACAGGAGCTGTCCATGGACGCTAGACGCCGGTGAACAAACATAATAAAATCCAAAAGTTATAATTTTCGCTAAAGATCCGCCGACACAAGACATCGATGTTCATCATCATGTAAATGTGTTCAAGGTTCGAAACCAGCTCAACACACAGCAGATAAGGGGTCAGCGTACAAGTGGGTTTATTTAGTCGCTTTTCATTTTCACGGGACATGGGTATCGATCTCGGTACCGCCAATACCCTTGTATACGTCTCTGGTAAAGGGATTGTTCTCCAAGAGCCGTCTGTTGTGGCCATCAACAAAAATAACCAAGAAGTCCTGGCCGTTGGCCTAGAAGCAAAGCGAATGTTAGGGCGTACCCCCGACAATGTCATTGCCATTCGCCCTCTTCGGGATGGCGTGATTGCGGACTTTGACACCGCTGAGGCAATGCTGAAGCACTTTATTAAACGCGTCCACGATAACCGTAACCCCCTGATTCGTCCCCGGATGGTAATCGGGATCCCCAGTGGCGTTACGGGGGTAGAGCGGCGGGCCGTCGAAGAAGCGGCCAAAGAAGCTGGAGCCAGTGATGTCTATCTCATTGATGAACCCGTTGCCGCCGCCATTGGTGCGGGATTACCTGTTTCTGAACCCACCGGCAACATGATCATTGATATCGGTGGTGGTACCACAGAAGTGGCTGTTTTGAGCTTACAGGGCACTGTTTTGAGCGAATCAGTACGGGTTGCAGGGGATGAACTCAGCGACTCGATTATGCTCTATATGAAGAAAGTCCACAATTTGGTCATTGGGGAACGCACCGCCGAAGATATCAAAATTCAACTGGGGTCTGCTTATCCCACCGATGAAGAAGAGCCGATCATGGAAGTGCGCGGCTTACATTTACTTTCCGGCTTACCCCGCACCGTCACCATCAAGGCCCCTGAAATCCGTGAGAGCATGTCCGAACCGCTCTCGATCATTGTTGAAGCCGTGAAGCGCACCCTTGAGCGGATTCCGCCGGAATTAGCCGCTGATATTATTGACCGGGGGATTATGCTCGCCGGTGGTGGTGCCCTACTAAAGGGACTCGATACCCTAATCAGTCACGAAACGGGCATTGTTACCCATGTGGCGGCAAATGCCGAAAGCTGTGTTGCTTTAGGCACAGGCCGTGTGTTGGAAAACTTCAAAGATAAGGATATGGAGCGGGTATTTAAGAGCCATACTCGTTACGAATAGCCTAGGATGGATCACATCGTTTTTTTGAGTGAATGTTAATGTTCCGCCGTTGGTGGCAACGCTATGGGATGACCTTGGTTTTTATCGGGGTTGGCCTTTCGGCTGCTTTATTTTTGCGCCAGACCCAGGGGAGCGCAATTCAAGAATTTTATGGGCTTTTCTTCCGGCGTCAAGGCAATCTCACTGCCGCTGAAACGGAAATTTTGCTCCAGAATAGTAAGCTGCGGGAACTGCAAAATCGGGTCGAGGAACTCGAAGCCCAGAACCAACAGCTACAAGATTTATTGGATTATCGCCAGACGCTCCAAACAGAGGCGATCGCCGCCCCAGTGATTGGTCGCAGTGCCGATGCTTGGTGGCAGCAGATTATCATCGGTCAGGGAAGTCAAGCCGGGATCAAAATTGGGGACACCGTGACCGGCATCGGTGGGTTGGTGGGCAGAGTGGTGCAAGTTACCCCCCATAGTAGTCGCGTCGCGCTAGTCAGTGATCTCAACCAACAAGTCGGTGTGATGTTGTCCCGGAGCCGTTTCCAAGGCTATCTCCGGGGCCAGAACGATCCCCAACAGGCCCAGATGGTTTTCTATGAGAAAGTACCGGATGTCAAGGTAGGGGATATGGTCACCACTTCAAATCTCAGTACCCTCTACGCGCCGGGTCTCCCCATTGGTCGCATTGCGGCAATTGATTTCAATGCGGGGCCAGCCCCCATCGCGACGGTGGAGCTAACGGTTCCGCTTGGGTCATTGGAGTGGGTCTTGGTTGCCCCTTTTGAGCCGAAGCCTTTGAATTTTGAGCTGCAACCGGAGCAAGATGTTTCGCAAACTCCCTAGAGGGGCCTTGCCCTGGATAAATGCTTTGGTGACCCTTGGCTCACTGCTGCTGTGTACCCAGCTCTTGTTACTCCGCATCCCTGGGATGACGATTCTGGGTTTTAGTCCCCAGTGGCTCTTGATGTGGGTGATTGCTTGGAGTGTGAAGCGGGAGATGATTTATGCCCTCTTGGGGGCGATCGCCGCTGCTTGGATCCATGACAGTTTAATGGTCACTGCCTTGCCCTCCCATCTCCCAGGCTTCGTGGTAGTCGCCTATTTTGTGTCCCGCTGGCGACAACAACGCTATCTCCAAGAAGACTTTATTATCCTGGCGCTGCTGGTTTTTGTGATGACCCTAGCTGCAGAAGTGATTATGGCGTTTCAATATCTGCTTTGGGGATTGGGTTCTCCGGGGATGATCTGGGGTGAACTGCAACGGATCGGCCTAGCGACGGCGATTTTGAGCAGCCTATGGGCACCGCTGCTTTGTACGCCCCTAGTGCGTTGGTGGGATTATGTGAGAATGCTCGACAGGCAGTAGTGATGGCCCTGGGGCTTGGGGGAATGACCATAGCGTTCCGCCAGGAAATGGGCGACAGACAGCAGATCGCTGCAATAATGATCGGGCTGATAGGTTTCGAGGTAGGCCGTATCACGAATGCCGCAGGTCACGGCGATCGCCGGAATGTTCATATTTTTTGCAGCAATGATGTCAGCTTCGGTATCCCCGACCATTAGCCATT
Coding sequences within:
- a CDS encoding YdcF family protein — its product is MPLHPKIYRKLLVVFALMTLILLIGFIPVRLILAQIQSPTPQAILTLGGGLGREEFAANFAQQHPALDVWISSGIPAPQAKAIFQHAAIPENRIHLDYRAVDTVTNFTTLVKDFGDRQIQHVYLITSDFHMRRAQAIAFFVFGSRGIITTPVPIPSNQPNETLWHVSRDIGRSILWIITGRTGASLHSQLNSHNLEQITKSAKVTMEQW
- the mreC gene encoding rod shape-determining protein MreC, which gives rise to MLMFRRWWQRYGMTLVFIGVGLSAALFLRQTQGSAIQEFYGLFFRRQGNLTAAETEILLQNSKLRELQNRVEELEAQNQQLQDLLDYRQTLQTEAIAAPVIGRSADAWWQQIIIGQGSQAGIKIGDTVTGIGGLVGRVVQVTPHSSRVALVSDLNQQVGVMLSRSRFQGYLRGQNDPQQAQMVFYEKVPDVKVGDMVTTSNLSTLYAPGLPIGRIAAIDFNAGPAPIATVELTVPLGSLEWVLVAPFEPKPLNFELQPEQDVSQTP
- the obgE gene encoding GTPase ObgE, yielding MQFIDHAEIEVIAGKGGDGIVAFRREKYVPAGGPAGGNGGWGGSVIFRAEENLQTLLDFRYARTFKAQDGERGGPNNCTGASGEDLIVDVPCGTVIYDRETDEEIGDLVFHGQTFCVAKGGKGGLGNKHFLSNKNRAPEYALPGLEGEIKQLRLELKLLAEVGIIGLPNAGKSTLISALSAARPKIGAYPFTTLIPNLGVVKRPTGDGTVFADIPGLIEGAHQGVGLGHEFLRHIERTKVLVHLVDLNAEDPIKNYETIQGELEAYGRGLPELPQIIALNKLDAGDREFADFITEELRQLTDDKILTISAVSRTGLEQLLQEIWDILDHLKELGRNEVAENLSHGS
- a CDS encoding TIGR02450 family Trp-rich protein, with amino-acid sequence MAKKQKQRFPHLLGSKWTATQKTFGWRHFQVMNRRNEGKWVFAELVSSCDPDTRFWINAKQLKDQKLWEAGWKTLEEMNQPPEVPFWQD
- a CDS encoding glycosyltransferase, encoding MKVLHIIPSIAAVRGGPSKAVIEMVKSLQNANCEVTIATTNDNGETLLDVPLTELQEYQGVPVRFFTRFSPKISAIREFAFSASFTRWLWQNIDYYDLLHVHAIFSYTSTATMAIARLKNVPYIVRPLGQLCQWSLQQSQRKKQFYLRIIEQANLNQAKAIHFTTKAEYDEAQELGLKAPEVIIPHGLTIAPKVASASLQLRQWLHLPDDEPIVLFLSRIHPKKGLEILIQALARLVDQRFTFVIAGSGDPNHENEIHACLQQSGIGDRTRMLGFIEGEKKDLLLQGADLFALTSYSENFGVAVLEALAAGLPCVVTPGVALSVVVKQQDLGIVPEMDEAAIATAICTCLNQPDMTKKIGDRARQFIFENYTWDNIATNLVEIYNAIIQNQPLPHFHA
- a CDS encoding putative colanic acid biosynthesis acetyltransferase, coding for MVIKKAIAFLFSSIVPAPPPPLISAVSFIHLDRYTTGGYTPGASFLRQLLWFFIGDVLVRTRLMPLSSFKVWVLRRFGATIGQGVRIKPGVRVKFPWRLTIGDHCWIGENTWFDNLAPITLADHVCISQEVYLCTGNHDWSDPTFKLITHSIHIEQGSWLGARSSIAPGVTIGEGAVLCLGSVAVRSLDPMTIYGGNPAIALKPRIIQMKGEDVQDP
- the mreD gene encoding rod shape-determining protein MreD; its protein translation is MFRKLPRGALPWINALVTLGSLLLCTQLLLLRIPGMTILGFSPQWLLMWVIAWSVKREMIYALLGAIAAAWIHDSLMVTALPSHLPGFVVVAYFVSRWRQQRYLQEDFIILALLVFVMTLAAEVIMAFQYLLWGLGSPGMIWGELQRIGLATAILSSLWAPLLCTPLVRWWDYVRMLDRQ
- a CDS encoding rod shape-determining protein gives rise to the protein MGLFSRFSFSRDMGIDLGTANTLVYVSGKGIVLQEPSVVAINKNNQEVLAVGLEAKRMLGRTPDNVIAIRPLRDGVIADFDTAEAMLKHFIKRVHDNRNPLIRPRMVIGIPSGVTGVERRAVEEAAKEAGASDVYLIDEPVAAAIGAGLPVSEPTGNMIIDIGGGTTEVAVLSLQGTVLSESVRVAGDELSDSIMLYMKKVHNLVIGERTAEDIKIQLGSAYPTDEEEPIMEVRGLHLLSGLPRTVTIKAPEIRESMSEPLSIIVEAVKRTLERIPPELAADIIDRGIMLAGGGALLKGLDTLISHETGIVTHVAANAESCVALGTGRVLENFKDKDMERVFKSHTRYE
- a CDS encoding ABC transporter permease, encoding MWNKTRSWQRFRRNRLAVLGGIVLGAIALLIFGLPLIYQTPIDGIDFARSALAPSWEHPFGTDDLGQDQLARVLFGGKVSLTVGLAAMAVAISLGSVIGAIAGFYGGWLDQLLMRLTDLFLSLPQLPVLLLVVYLFRESLRAIAGAEWGTFLLVVLVIGSLNWMAIARLVRAQCLTLKNREFVTAAQAMGANPLRTLRTHLLPNLVSLIAVAATLSVSNAIITESTLSFLGLGFPPDIPTWGRMLYDAQNFVTTAPHMALFPGLAIFLTVLSLNYLGDGLRDAFDPKSSSH
- a CDS encoding glycosyltransferase family 2 protein, with amino-acid sequence MLESITPLILTYNEAPNIERTLQQLQWASRIVVIDSFSTDTTLDILNTYPPVETIQRKFDTHANQWNFGLEQVQSEWVLSLDADYVLTDALITELKTLSPSPEIDGYFVPFKYCVFGKPLRGTILPPRQALFRKTRSHYIDDGHTQLLVVKGQSKSLSNPIHHDDRKPLSRWLWAQERYMVLEVKKLQETPLSELSWGDRIRKRKILAPIIIFFYCLILKGGIFDGWHGWYYAFQRVFAETLLSLRLIEAELFDPSTTTQAPQKLD